Part of the Falco naumanni isolate bFalNau1 chromosome 3, bFalNau1.pat, whole genome shotgun sequence genome is shown below.
TAGTCTTCATGTGGGAAAAGAAACTTACTCAGAACTGCTTTCTAGCTTTTTCAGTGCCCTTCAGTCCACCCATTGTAAACCTCTTGAAGATATAACAATCATGTTATACAAAGATACTGAGAAACAGcttaaaggaaagcaaaatcagaGAAAACTGGGGAGAACTGCAACCATCAGAGATTCGAGTCCAGTGGAAAGGTGAAAAAGTGAATTGAGAATTACTCAGTAATCGGACCACGGAAAGACACAGATCTGTCTAATGTGGGACAAATGGGTGTTATCTTTCCATGGATGCTCATGCAAATAGTATTtgacttcttttgctttgttttttggcaGTGTGTGTACTTGTAGGCAGTGAGATACGCTGGTGTAGTTCAACGAGCTGTGCAGCAACACTCCGCATGAAGCCTGTCCCTGGGTAAGAAGCAGTGGCAACCCCTCCAGGGTTGTGTCTGCTCCATGCACCGTTCAGTGTCCAGcttttctctgctctgcaggctctCCTGTTTGGCATCGTTACAAGCTATAGTTCCCCACTTGCACTTGCTGCCAGAGTAGACTAGTTAACCTTCTATTTTTAAGTAAACATCTCTGATTCTGTGGGACCATTGCCCTCTACACTGGGAGCTGCTACAACTACACTAGCAGCAGGAGGCTACTTTCCAGCTCCTAGCTGTTTTCACCACATTTTTAGATGTTTTATAAATTAAGAtggcaaatagaaaaaaagattgtgaGGAGAAAAtagatacttttttaaaatgtatattgtATTTTGTTCCTAGTTTTGAAATTATCTAGATATCCctgaagcaattttttaaaaaaaaaaccacaaagattGTAAGTGACTACTTCTGCTGTAGTAAGCTAAGTGGCAATCCTTGCTTCAGCCACACCTTCTCCTTTGCTCACACACAGAATTACTTTTCCTGTTGTGAGACTCATGCTTTTGGGGATAATATTTTACAGCACTTGCCTTTATCACACATGCcattaattgtttttcttttacattttaccTGAAAATATATACATCTGATTATACAAGATATTACATTCTAACACTgttcatttcactttttttttaataagtaattAATATTTGACACAAACCAGATATACACAAAATACTGATGGATGTTGTTGAAAAACATGCATGGCTAATTTGTGCATACCGTGTTCATGAGAAGAGCCCACAGCCAGTGTTTGCTGTTCTCTTATCAGCTAATTGACACGAAAACTGCCTCTACTGGTAATTTTACTATTTCAGGCTGTAATTCATACTGAAATTGCAGCTGTGTGAGACAGCTCTGGAGACTATCATGAGTCTGCTTTATTTAGCAATTGAATTTGTGTCGAGTGCTGTAATTTGCTGTAATTTTGCATGCATATCTCAGCATTTGGGACAACCATTTGAATCCTCAGTTCTGAAAGGGCACTAGCATGCTCCCAGAATTTACCTTCTTCCCATCAGTGAGCAACAGGAAGAGTCATCAAGgagtagaatattttttcctttaaaagcaagtatttttcatatatcTGTGGATGTTGGACATTGCCTACTGCCAAACTGGGCAGGCTGCTCTGTTCTCCATAACCCCACATTATCCCTTCCCACCACCTATTCCACAGGAGGTGGTTTAGGGAACTAGGTCATcagcaagaaaattaactttaccAAAAATTGTCGTCTTGATTTATGTCCTAGAGAACTGCTCATCACCAAGTCAGGCAAGTAACAGTGATGGTGTAAGGGAGGGAGCAGAAACACATGGAAGGAAAGAGACAAAGGGagcattttcctcctcctcctcaatGGCATTGGACTGGCTCAGCCGTGTCCTAGAAATTCACTCTTAATTCCCTCATAAAATCAAATacaagagagaagcagcaggtgaGGTTTGAGGCTTGCCTATCCTAATGTTGAGCTGTCCAATGCATACATTTAGCatgatgaatattttaaaatgagaggGAGACTTCACTGTCACATTTTTGAAAGGATTACCAGTAGTTTTACTTGCTACATTAAGACTATGCCTCTGCCCATTTAATTCTGCAGACTACTACATTTAATTTGCAGTATATCAGTTTGCAGTGGTTTTATTATGATAAATGGAACAAATACAGGCTACCCATCTAAATAccatttctataaatattttaaattattttttatgctaATGAGGAATAAAGATGAATCAAGAAACTCATGGTATCTAGGGCACAAAGAGAGCTGTTTTTTAGTACTAAGAATAGCTGATCACTGCTTAAAGTTTTATGTGGGAATTAAGTCTCTAATTCACAGCCATTGCAGGGCAGGCCTTGTCAGAAAAGGCCTTCCACTACCCTAAAAACCTGTTTGTTATGTGAAAGTTTATGAAGAAGTTAGAGAACTAAGACATACAGgatttctgacagaaaaaaataagcaatggGCCTGCTCTGCTTGAGAGCAAGCACAATTACTCCAGAAAAGTCTtgtgctttctctgctttcagagaACAAATCCTGAGATTTCCAGTTTGAACCATTACCCCTGATCAACATTTAAAGGAGGCTCTCACAGGAATAATTTGCTACTCCCATACAAAGTGGCATTGTCCTTGAGACCTATACAGAGGTTGGGCAGGAAAAGCTAGAAGACTGAATACCTGAGTTCATCCTTTTAATGCAGATCCCTGTCCTCCTGTCTCCTTCATGTGGGAGAATGTGTCACTCATAGGGCACTAGAATCATGGGTTTATTGGAGACATATTACATTAGGAAAGACtcaaaataagattttctaTGTACATGCCTCTCCAGGCCTACAGCTCTTTGGTAAATAATCATATAGTGTATTTTAAGGTAGATGTCATTTTAGTGAGGCCCCCTAAAAGTAAAACATGCCTGAAGCTGATGTTAGAAAGGCAATAGTTAACACTTTTTAGGTTTTTATCTCCAATTTGGCTCTTATCGGATGGTCTTTTGTACAGCAGATTAACACATTAGAATAAAGCCTGGCGAAAATGTGCTTGTCTCTTGTTCTCAGTACCTGCCAACAGGGATGTTAGCTGGAGAAAGATCTAATTTCCAAAATAACCTCCACTTATGGGGAGCAGTATCTTCCAAAGAAGAGAATGGTGTCAGTTGGGTTGTGTCTGATGAAGAAGAGGAACGGATGGTCAGCTTTGAACTCATAACAAACTGGGTGACACAGAGGTATTAGAACATGACCCATGGCATCAGCTGCTTCAGTGCCCTCTTCACTGACTTCGATGAATGACTTCTGGATGGCCTTGGACACAACCAAACCATCCTTCCTAGAGATTCCTGACAAATCAGCTTTTCCCCAGTCAAAAACATTCATCATTCCCATGTCCTGGAGAGTTTTGTTTAGAACGTAACTTTCCTCGATCTTGAACTGAGGCAGGTACACCTTCACTCTCAGCTGTTGCATTCTAGCCGAGCTGGTCCATCCTGCCAGTTTTTCGTATGTGAGGCTGCATTCAAGCTGTAAGGTGGTATTGATAACAATGAATGACACCATaatgaatggaagaaaaagacagtaaGGTTCAGTTTTTCCCACTTGTCTTCTGACTACACTGGAGAACTGTTAAAGTATTGCTTTTTACAGCCTGTAAAGAGACAAAAGGTAGTATTACCTGTTCTAGGCCAGTGAAGTCCTCACAGACCACTTCAGGAAGAAGAATGAACATGCTTAGTTCATCATCAAAGTATAGGAGCTCTATCACTTTCACTTTCAGTTCCTCTATGATGGCCATGTTAAAATAACCTTCTTGAAACATCATCTGCACTGtccttttctcattctggaACATATGAAAcatattaaacagaaaatacaaaaatgatcACCCTGGTTTTAATTGGTTTCAGATCTGAGTTAGAGTTCAGTCCAGAAACATTATTTACACTGGTCATGGGTTTAATGTACTTGTAGCATTGATGTGTTCCTCTCTCTTAACTAGCCCCAATGAAGTTATCTGTTTTAGAAGCATAAAATCTACTTTTCCATTTCTACTGGTGCCAGATTGCTCACACCTCCCTCGTtacatccttctttttttctggcatgtCAGATGAGGAAACTGATGCATCTGATGCAACCATGAATCTAAATCCTTCATGAATAATGTATACGTTCTCCTGAGATAATTTGCCTTgagcttatttttttcctgaaaacaaatactgttctGCTGGTAAATAGTAGCAGAGGAACAGAATCCTCAGATTCAGTCTCAAACGCCGactatttttgaaacagcatCCTTAGTTGCAAAATCCCCAACACATGTGCTCAGTGACTTTGACACAACCAGGATCTCAGCAGCATGAGACCCACTTCTGATGTGAATAGATAGAAACAGTCACACATTTGGTTATCAAACTGGAAAGAAGATGTAGCTTTCTATTGCTCTAGCTGAAGACCAGTGTTTTGTCTTGGAAtaacagaaaggaggaaagatcTCATCTGTTGTTGCAGCAGAGACATCTTATTTCTACTCCCCAGCTGTTTCAGTTCCTGCTCATACTGACCTTGTTCAGCTGGAAATACATTTCCTTAGTGTCCTCTTTCTTAAATTCTACTGCccactttcctttaaaatatatagcGTTGACCAGGACAAGTACAGTAGAGGGATCAATAAATCCAGCAGCAAATAGATCCTTgattttacctttaaaaataatgaattaagaATTACTACTTTGTTTGGGCAATCAACTGCATTTGactattaataattatttctgtaaatctgAAAAGTAGTATAATGCTGTCAGgcaaataacaaaatatttatgtacaGCTTTTGAAGCCAGGAACTCAAGGCACTTTTGTGCTTCTTCCTACATTCATTTCCTGTTgagcaaaaaaatgcagtgagggttttaaatataaaaatctcagtacctttggaaaaaaaggtggaaacTGAAATTCAGACATGGTATTCCTAACTGGTTCAGTTGCAAACCAAACAACctgcacattttcttctttacctTTTGTCTCATTTTCCACCCAGAAGTTAATCTTCTCTCTGGCTTCTTCTTCAGTGTGTTTAAAATTGACTGGTTCCAGTTCTGCTCGATAAAATTTCTTAGTTGAATCTAAGTATTTCTGGGAAGTACAATAGACAGAAATTTATCAcaacatgattatttttatgataGATAATTTCATGGTTTCAAGACAATTCCATGTAGTAGATCAGCAAGAAAGGAATGAGTAAAAAAAGGCATATATAAGAAATTCACTGAAATAACTCAAGCATTCAGATTTTAGagattatttataaaaaaacatatctgcaaatatatttttctgtattttcaagctGTACTGAGCAGCAGAAATTTCTCAGCACAGTAAAAAACTTTTCCAGACTGCTGGTCACCTTTATCTGGCTctgaaaaatatctctttaCCTAGAGTGTAGTGTTTTAGAAGAAAGATGAAATCTTGacttgaaaagagaaaagtggttacagagaaaaaacagtgcTGTTTTTAGCAATACTCTTATAAACACTTAAAGTCTGGTTTCCTGAGGGAATTATTTGCATGCACTTGCATTGCCTGGGCTGTCAGTATTCCACAGGAACATTCTGAGATGGTCATTCCCACTGAAATTAGACTAATTGGCAAAAATGTCAAAGCTGTAACTTTCTTCTAAGCCTtgtttgaaaaagcagcaggaatcAGAGTCCCACATTCGCATAGACTCTGAAGGAAAGGTGGAAGAGTAtgtacaattattttattagaaacagagaagacactggggaaggaagaaagtctTATGCTGGTCACAGAGCTTTGTTCCTTGGATAGAAATGATGCAGCAAACACGAGATCTATTAGACACCAGGCATGTGTGGCAAAGGTGTGTTGACAGTGATTAATGCTCTCATGTTTTCTGGAATACCCAGGGACAGCTTTTACATAGATCTGTTTGTTTATATTAAAGCTTTTAAGTCATGGCTTTTCCATGTTTTGCCGTTTGCCATATCTCACCATGGGCAACTGAGATGGAAAGGCTTCTTGACTGAAAGAGCTGTGGAGTGCAGCCATTTGGCAGCACACCCTGCCAGCGTTGTTGTATTTCATTACCCTTTGTACTTTATGATGGAATAAATTCTGCTCCCAGGAGCTGTTAAAATGGACACCATGGCCACTTACCTGGAAGAATGGATAAGTAGTTTCTCCAAAGAGCCTGTTGGCAATGGTGAGAGAGCATCCTGGTCTGGGCTCACTGACTGCAGCCAACAGAGCCTGGAACTGGGAATGCACTCCTGCTTCTTCAGActtcaaacaggaaaacagaagtttcatGGTAAGCTTGAGCTTTCCTATGCAAAGCTGGACCTGAGGGTGAATTGCATCCTCTTTCTGCATGAGAAGCCTGACTCCACCCAGCTAATACAGGAACACTGGAACAAACGCATGAGGACACCACCTCCAGCTCCCCCTGAACCAGATGTACAGAATGACAAAATGATTCCCTGTCTGGCCTGCACTAGTCCACCCCCAAACCACAATGTATCCTACAGTGATGGCTCTGGGTACACCGAGCAAAAGTCTGCTGGCTTAGAGCCTGGGAGAAGCAAGCTCCAAGATGCCTTTGGCATGCCCTGTAGACAAACCTTTGCAGGTGGCAAGTTAAGTACTGATCACATTTTAGATCGGTACTGCTGTTTTGGTTAGAAACCTATAATGAGAAGGCTTAGCTGCTGAAATGTGTGATCTCACAAGGCCCCTAATAAAAGAACAGTAATAAGAAGGTCTGCAGATCTAGACAGAgaggctgctcagccctgcagtgCTTTCTGATTAAGTGATCGTTTGCAAGGACAAGGGTGGACAAACCAGCACCCATTTCTTCATCTCAGAGCTGCAACTGTGTCTTACCTTCTCAGAAGGGTATCTGTTTCCCTGGCTTGTACTGCtcaaaacttcactgaaatgaaataccTGCAATGTAAATGTTGGGTGAATGCAGCTGAGTGATGGTACCTTAAAGCTAAAACAGTGTTTCAAGCCTATCCCAAAACGCAACCAGACACAGTCAACTCGGAAAGTCCATTTGTCCTTTATTACGAGACCCTTGCAAGTGAACAATAAGGTTTTGTAGAGGGTGAGCTCATGAAATATTTGACAGCTTTATTCTTAAGAAAGAAGACTTTAGGTAtccagggaaagcagaagacCATCTGAAAGGGAACCACTACTTCTGAGCCCTGGAGGGTGGAGGAATACCTTCAAAACACTTTCTTTAGCACTGATGTATTCATTGAATGATCAATTACTGTAATAGTGTTTAGTCTGAAAAAGTTTGGTATTAGGAATATCATAAGAGAGGGCATTTGTAAAGGGCCCTCTGTGTGCATCACTTCTCTGGATACTTAGGAACTATATCAGATGGTACGATCAGCCTCATGGCTCACATCTGGCTACTCTCCCCTTTTCAGAGCAAAGGAAACTCACCTCCTCAATCTGTTTGAGTGTGTTGCCCCTAGCTCCAAGGACAACCATCCCAAAGGCAGCTGAGAGACTTAGCGGGGAGAAGaagatgttttcatttctttttcttttgctcagcTCTCTGAAAAAGTCAAGACAGAACTTGGCATTGGCTGCGCTGAGAGAGCACATTGTGGCACTGTGATCGCCTG
Proteins encoded:
- the LOC121084831 gene encoding leukocyte elastase inhibitor A-like, translated to MCSLSAANAKFCLDFFRELSKRKRNENIFFSPLSLSAAFGMVVLGARGNTLKQIEEVFHFSEVLSSTSQGNRYPSEKSEEAGVHSQFQALLAAVSEPRPGCSLTIANRLFGETTYPFFQKYLDSTKKFYRAELEPVNFKHTEEEAREKINFWVENETKGKIKDLFAAGFIDPSTVLVLVNAIYFKGKWAVEFKKEDTKEMYFQLNKNEKRTVQMMFQEGYFNMAIIEELKVKVIELLYFDDELSMFILLPEVVCEDFTGLEQLECSLTYEKLAGWTSSARMQQLRVKVYLPQFKIEESYVLNKTLQDMGMMNVFDWGKADLSGISRKDGLVVSKAIQKSFIEVSEEGTEAADAMGHVLIPLCHPVCYEFKADHPFLFFIRHNPTDTILFFGRYCSP